In a single window of the Coffea eugenioides isolate CCC68of chromosome 3, Ceug_1.0, whole genome shotgun sequence genome:
- the LOC113764528 gene encoding major allergen Pru ar 1-like, which produces MEHTWAIKANIMGVTSYTDEHTSPVAPSRIFKASIVDSHTLIPKLLPQVIKSMDIIEGDGGAGSIKQITFAEGSNFKSIKYRIDELNEDALTYSYTLVEGDALIDKLEKITYEIKFEKGPDGGSISKVTSKYYTRGDFKLNEDEVKAGKEKVLGMYKAVEAYLLQNPEAYA; this is translated from the exons ATGGAGCATACGTGGGCTATTAAG GCAAATATCATGGGGGTGACATCTTACACCGATGAACACACTTCGCCTGTTGCCCCATCAAGAATTTTCAAGGCTTCAATTGTTGACTCCCATACCTTGATTCCAAAACTCCTACCACAAGTAATCAAAAGCATGGATATCATTGAGGGTGATGGAGGTGCTGGGAGCATAAAGCAGATCACTTTTGCAGAAG GTAGCAACTTCAAATCTATCAAGTATCGCATCGATGAACTGAATGAAGATGCCTTAACATACAGCTACACATTGGTCGAAGGGGATGCATTGATTGACAAGCTTGAGAAAATAACATATGAGATCAAGTTTGAGAAGGGACCTGATGGTGGTTCCATTTCTAAGGTGACAAGCAAATACTACACTCGGGGGGATTTCAAGCTCAATGAGGATGAAGTCAAGGCCGGCAAAGAAAAGGTCTTGGGCATGTACAAAGCAGTTGAGGCCTATCTCCTCCAGAATCCTGAGGCCTATGCGTAA